The following are encoded together in the Enterobacteriaceae endosymbiont of Plateumaris braccata genome:
- the carA gene encoding glutamine-hydrolyzing carbamoyl-phosphate synthase small subunit — translation MIKNKAFLIMEDGTKFVGKSIGINGIVIGEVVFNTSMTGYQEILTDPSYYKQILIFTYPHIGNVGINKEDEESSKIYLKGLVIHNLSKISSNYRSQNTLDIYLKKKNVVAISDIDTRQLTRLLRNKKINIGCIITTNIVNINLQYFINKMKQFSNLQELDLVKEITTNRNYSWIKGNTNYKIIKKNIKKKSLLPMNIIAFDFGIKKNILNILVDLGCHVTVVSAHTDFKKIIDFNPDGIFLSNGPGNPELCFYAIYSVKQLLKTNIPIFGICLGHQILALASGAKTKKMFLGHHGSNHPVKDIKTNKIFITTQNHGFTVDINSIPVNLKITHKSLFDNTIQGIHRIDKPAFGFQGHPEASPGSHDASILFDYFIELIQKYCLEKYERL, via the coding sequence TTGATTAAAAACAAAGCATTTTTAATAATGGAAGATGGAACAAAATTTGTTGGTAAATCTATTGGAATTAATGGAATAGTTATAGGAGAAGTAGTTTTTAATACATCTATGACTGGATATCAAGAAATACTTACAGATCCATCTTATTATAAACAAATTTTGATTTTTACATACCCACATATTGGAAATGTTGGTATTAATAAAGAAGATGAAGAATCATCTAAAATTTATTTAAAAGGACTTGTTATTCATAACTTATCTAAAATATCAAGTAATTATAGAAGTCAAAATACTTTAGATATTTATTTAAAAAAAAAAAATGTAGTTGCTATTTCAGATATTGATACTCGTCAATTGACACGTTTATTACGTAATAAAAAAATTAATATTGGCTGTATTATCACTACTAATATAGTAAATATTAATTTACAATATTTTATAAATAAAATGAAACAATTTTCAAATTTACAAGAATTAGATTTAGTTAAAGAAATAACAACTAATAGAAATTATTCTTGGATTAAAGGAAATACTAATTATAAAATAATAAAAAAAAATATAAAGAAAAAATCTTTACTACCTATGAATATAATAGCATTTGATTTTGGGATTAAAAAAAATATTTTAAATATTTTAGTAGATCTTGGATGTCATGTAACTGTTGTTTCTGCTCATACAGATTTTAAAAAAATTATAGATTTTAATCCAGATGGAATTTTTTTATCTAATGGACCAGGAAATCCTGAATTATGTTTTTATGCTATTTACTCTGTAAAACAATTATTAAAAACAAATATTCCAATTTTTGGAATATGTCTTGGACATCAAATTCTTGCACTTGCCAGTGGTGCTAAAACAAAAAAAATGTTCTTAGGACATCACGGAAGTAATCATCCCGTAAAAGATATAAAAACTAACAAAATATTTATAACAACACAAAATCATGGTTTTACAGTAGATATAAATAGTATACCAGTTAATTTAAAAATAACACATAAATCATTATTTGATAATACTATACAAGGTATTCATCGTATTGATAAACCTGCTTTTGGTTTTCAAGGACATCCTGAAGCTAGCCCAGGTTCTCATGATGCTTCTATATTATTTGATTACTTTATAGAATTAATTCAAAAATATTGTTTAGAAAAATATGAGAGATTATAA
- the lpcA gene encoding D-sedoheptulose 7-phosphate isomerase — MYNEIINLELLSASNVLKNFIKNSNNINNIKLAADLIVKSFLNNNKVISCGNGGSHCDAMHFAEELTGKYRNKRPAYPALCISDVSHFSCVSNDYGYEYVFSRYIEALGQPNDVLFALTTSGKSTNILNALHTAKQRNMKIILLNGNNSTSEMKDLSDIEIAVMYNGYSDRIQEIHIKIIHIIILLIEKLISKKI, encoded by the coding sequence ATGTATAATGAGATTATTAATTTAGAATTATTATCAGCATCTAATGTTTTAAAAAATTTTATTAAAAATAGTAACAACATTAATAATATTAAATTAGCAGCTGATTTAATTGTTAAATCTTTTTTAAACAATAATAAAGTTATTTCTTGTGGTAATGGTGGTTCACATTGTGATGCTATGCATTTTGCAGAAGAATTAACTGGAAAATATAGAAATAAAAGACCTGCATATCCTGCATTATGTATATCAGATGTATCTCATTTTTCTTGTGTTAGTAATGATTATGGTTATGAATATGTTTTCTCTCGTTATATAGAAGCATTAGGTCAACCTAATGATGTTTTGTTTGCTTTAACTACTTCTGGAAAATCTACTAATATACTTAATGCATTACATACTGCAAAACAAAGAAATATGAAAATAATATTATTAAATGGCAATAATTCTACAAGTGAAATGAAAGATTTAAGTGATATAGAAATAGCAGTAATGTATAATGGTTATTCAGATAGAATACAAGAAATACATATTAAAATAATTCATATAATAATATTATTAATTGAAAAATTAATAAGTAAAAAAATATAA
- the ilvC gene encoding ketol-acid reductoisomerase, whose translation MKNYFNKLNFREKLKNLRKCRLMNFREFSNGINYLKNKKIVIIGCGAQGLNQGLNMRDSGLNISYALKQNSIKNKNLSWEKAYKNKFIIGSYNELIPNADLIINLTPDKNHSQLLQNIKNLIKAGATLGYSHGFNIVEEGEKIPKNINVIMVAPKCPGTEVREEYKRGFGVPSLIAVHQQNDYNNNGLETAKAWAVAIGSHKAGILESSFIAEVKSDLMGEQTVLCGMLQTASIILFDQLINRKVNKEYASQFIQFGWEYITESLKQGGITLMMDRLNNKNKIRAYELSLILKKILKPLFRLHMDNIISGIFSKQIIEDWNNNNKNLLNWRKKIGNNKFEQTLVSNNIIINEQEIFDRGLLMVAIVKASVELSYDIMIETGISPKSAYYESLHELPLIANIIARKKLYEMNKVISDTAEYGNYLFSNEAIPLLKNFINSLKDEDLGIIDMKNISINNKYLLDINLTTRNHSIEKIGYILRKYMTDMKVISK comes from the coding sequence ATGAAAAATTATTTTAATAAATTAAATTTTCGTGAAAAATTAAAAAATTTAAGAAAATGTAGATTAATGAACTTTAGAGAATTTTCTAATGGAATTAATTATTTAAAAAATAAAAAAATAGTTATTATAGGATGTGGAGCACAAGGTTTAAATCAAGGACTAAATATGAGAGATTCTGGTTTGAATATATCTTATGCTTTGAAACAAAATTCTATTAAAAATAAAAATTTATCTTGGGAAAAAGCTTATAAAAATAAATTTATTATTGGTTCATATAATGAATTAATTCCTAATGCTGATTTGATAATTAATTTAACTCCTGATAAAAATCATAGTCAACTTTTACAAAATATAAAAAACTTAATAAAAGCTGGTGCTACATTAGGATATTCTCATGGTTTTAATATTGTAGAAGAAGGAGAAAAAATTCCTAAAAATATTAATGTAATTATGGTTGCTCCAAAATGTCCAGGAACAGAAGTAAGAGAAGAATATAAACGTGGTTTTGGTGTACCATCATTAATAGCTGTACATCAACAAAATGATTATAATAACAATGGATTAGAAACTGCAAAAGCTTGGGCTGTTGCTATAGGCAGTCATAAAGCAGGTATATTAGAATCTTCTTTCATTGCAGAAGTTAAATCTGATTTAATGGGTGAACAAACTGTTTTATGTGGTATGTTACAAACTGCTTCAATAATATTATTTGATCAATTAATTAATCGTAAAGTAAATAAAGAATATGCATCACAATTCATCCAATTTGGTTGGGAGTATATTACTGAGTCTTTAAAACAAGGAGGTATTACATTAATGATGGATAGATTAAATAATAAAAATAAAATTAGAGCTTACGAACTTTCTTTGATTTTAAAAAAAATTTTAAAACCATTATTCAGATTACATATGGATAATATTATTTCTGGAATTTTTTCTAAACAAATAATAGAAGATTGGAATAATAATAATAAAAATTTATTAAATTGGAGAAAAAAAATAGGAAATAATAAATTTGAACAAACTTTAGTTAGTAATAATATCATTATAAATGAACAAGAAATTTTTGATCGCGGATTACTTATGGTAGCCATAGTTAAAGCTAGTGTTGAATTATCATATGATATAATGATAGAAACAGGAATTTCACCAAAATCAGCATATTATGAATCATTACATGAATTACCTTTAATTGCAAATATCATTGCAAGAAAAAAATTATATGAAATGAATAAAGTAATATCTGATACAGCAGAATATGGTAATTATTTATTTTCTAATGAAGCTATACCCTTATTAAAAAATTTTATAAATAGTTTAAAAGATGAAGATTTAGGAATTATAGATATGAAAAATATATCTATAAATAATAAATATTTATTAGATATTAATCTTACTACTAGAAATCATTCAATTGAAAAGATTGGTTATATATTACGTAAATATATGACTGATATGAAAGTCATTTCAAAATAA
- the ilvD gene encoding dihydroxy-acid dehydratase has translation MSSYRSSITTTGRNMAGARALWRATGMDDSDFKKPIIAIVNSFSQFVPGHIHLQKLSKIISKEIKNMGGVPKEFNTIAIDDGIAMGHEGMLYSLPSRELIADSIEYVINAHCVDSMICISNCDKITPGMLMASLRLNIPTVMISGGPMEAGKIDILSKTRRIDLVDAMVNAADLNKSDQYINKIENNACPTCGSCSGMFTANSMNCLLEVLGLALPGNGTLLSTHIYRKKLCIQSAKIIVDLTKKYYLNNDQSVLPRNIANKKAFENAIMVDVAMGGSTNTILHILALVQEANLKLNLSHIDNLSKKVPWLCMVSPSTRKFYIEDFHRAGGVMSLLGELYRIGLIHSNTKNILGLTTKQMISKYDIINNKNENIKKFFLAAPGNIKTIQPFTQKNKWCNLDRNRKTGCIRSYKYSFSKYGGIAVLYGNIAQDGCVVKTASVNKKLMVFRGPAKVYDSQESAVSDILNKKVFPGDVVVIRYEGPKGGPGMQEMLYPTSYLKSMKLDQSCALITDGRFSGGTSGLSIGHISPEAANKGYIALIKNGDIIEINIPKRYINLLISQEKINLRIKEEENRGKLSYHPHNIRKRKISFALKVYAALATSADKGAVRDKNKLKDFK, from the coding sequence ATGTCTAGTTATCGTTCATCTATTACTACAACAGGTCGTAATATGGCAGGAGCTCGTGCTCTTTGGAGAGCCACTGGAATGGATGATTCTGATTTTAAAAAACCAATTATTGCTATAGTTAATTCATTTTCACAATTTGTTCCTGGTCATATTCATTTACAAAAATTAAGTAAAATTATTTCAAAAGAAATAAAAAATATGGGAGGAGTACCAAAAGAATTTAATACAATAGCTATTGATGATGGTATTGCTATGGGTCATGAAGGAATGTTATATTCTCTTCCTTCTAGAGAACTAATTGCAGATTCAATAGAATATGTTATTAATGCTCATTGTGTAGATTCTATGATTTGTATTTCTAATTGTGACAAAATTACTCCTGGTATGTTAATGGCTAGTTTACGTTTAAATATACCTACTGTAATGATTTCTGGTGGACCAATGGAAGCTGGAAAAATAGATATTTTATCAAAAACAAGAAGAATTGATTTAGTAGATGCAATGGTAAATGCAGCTGATTTAAATAAATCAGATCAATATATTAATAAAATTGAAAATAATGCATGCCCTACATGCGGTTCATGTTCCGGAATGTTTACTGCAAATTCGATGAATTGTTTATTAGAAGTTTTAGGTTTAGCATTACCTGGTAATGGAACTTTATTATCAACACATATATATCGTAAAAAATTATGTATACAATCAGCTAAAATTATAGTTGATCTTACAAAAAAATATTATCTTAATAATGATCAAAGTGTTTTACCTAGAAATATTGCTAATAAAAAAGCTTTTGAAAATGCTATAATGGTTGATGTTGCAATGGGTGGTTCTACTAATACAATTTTACATATATTAGCTTTAGTACAGGAAGCAAATTTGAAATTAAATTTATCTCATATAGATAATTTATCGAAAAAAGTTCCATGGTTATGTATGGTATCTCCTAGTACTAGAAAATTTTATATTGAAGATTTTCATAGAGCAGGAGGTGTAATGTCTTTATTAGGTGAATTATATCGTATTGGACTAATACATTCTAATACAAAAAACATATTAGGATTAACTACAAAGCAAATGATATCTAAATATGATATTATTAATAATAAAAATGAAAATATCAAAAAATTTTTTTTAGCTGCACCAGGTAATATTAAAACTATACAACCTTTTACACAAAAAAATAAATGGTGTAATTTAGATAGGAATAGAAAAACTGGATGTATTAGATCATATAAATATTCTTTTAGTAAATATGGTGGAATAGCAGTTTTATATGGTAATATAGCTCAAGATGGATGTGTAGTTAAAACTGCAAGTGTAAATAAAAAATTAATGGTATTTAGAGGTCCAGCTAAAGTATATGATAGTCAAGAATCTGCAGTAAGTGATATACTAAATAAAAAAGTTTTTCCAGGAGATGTAGTTGTTATACGTTATGAAGGTCCTAAGGGTGGTCCTGGTATGCAAGAAATGTTATATCCAACATCTTATTTGAAATCAATGAAATTAGATCAAAGTTGTGCTTTAATTACAGACGGAAGATTTTCTGGTGGAACTTCTGGATTATCTATTGGACATATTTCACCAGAAGCTGCAAATAAAGGATATATTGCTTTAATAAAAAATGGAGATATTATTGAAATTAATATACCTAAGAGATATATTAATCTGCTTATTTCACAAGAAAAAATAAATTTAAGAATTAAAGAAGAAGAAAATCGTGGTAAATTATCTTACCATCCTCATAATATTCGTAAACGTAAAATATCTTTTGCATTAAAAGTTTATGCTGCATTAGCAACAAGTGCTGATAAAGGAGCGGTACGAGATAAAAATAAATTAAAAGATTTTAAATAA
- a CDS encoding branched-chain amino acid transaminase — MKTKKADFIWFNGNIVKWENAKISVMSHALHYGTSVFEGIRCYKSFKGPAIFRHKDHIERLYNSAKIYRLPLKFTMKDLMNAVHIILKYNKLEEAYIRILIFIGDVGLGVNPPENYYTDVIISSFSWGNYLGNKAIINGIDAMISSWNKIRPNTIPSIAKAGGNYLSSFLIGSEARRNGYHEGISLDSFGFVSEGAGENIFKIKDDILFTPPLHSSVLPGITRDSVLKIAKKIGIKTKETLILRESLYLADEIFMTGTAAEITPVRSIDGIKIGYGKRGKITKKIQQEFFNLFDGIIEDKWNWLDYIY, encoded by the coding sequence ATGAAAACGAAAAAAGCAGATTTTATTTGGTTTAATGGAAATATAGTTAAATGGGAAAATGCAAAAATTAGTGTAATGTCACATGCATTACATTATGGAACTTCTGTTTTTGAAGGAATAAGATGTTATAAATCTTTTAAAGGTCCAGCTATCTTCCGTCATAAAGATCATATTGAACGTTTATATAATTCTGCAAAAATTTATCGTTTGCCATTAAAATTTACAATGAAAGATTTAATGAATGCAGTACATATTATATTAAAATATAATAAATTAGAAGAAGCTTATATAAGAATTTTAATATTTATAGGAGATGTGGGTTTAGGAGTGAATCCTCCTGAAAACTATTATACTGATGTAATAATTAGTTCGTTTTCATGGGGTAATTACTTAGGTAATAAAGCTATAATTAATGGTATTGATGCCATGATATCATCATGGAATAAAATAAGACCAAATACTATTCCTAGTATTGCAAAAGCTGGTGGTAATTATTTATCTTCTTTTCTTATTGGTAGTGAAGCAAGAAGGAATGGATATCATGAAGGAATATCATTAGATAGTTTTGGATTTGTATCGGAAGGAGCAGGGGAAAATATATTTAAAATAAAAGATGATATTTTATTTACTCCACCTCTTCATTCTTCAGTATTACCAGGAATTACTAGAGACTCAGTTTTAAAAATAGCTAAAAAAATAGGAATTAAAACAAAAGAAACTTTAATATTAAGAGAATCATTATACTTAGCAGATGAAATATTTATGACAGGAACTGCTGCAGAAATTACTCCAGTAAGGAGTATAGATGGTATTAAAATTGGTTACGGAAAAAGAGGTAAAATTACAAAAAAAATTCAACAAGAATTTTTTAATTTATTTGATGGAATAATAGAAGATAAATGGAATTGGTTAGATTATATTTATTAG
- the ilvM gene encoding acetolactate synthase 2 small subunit yields MNQYKIYINTYISPEIIERILRIIRHRGFRICYMKVNSVLKIGNILIEIIVESKKPIDFLIKQLSKLIDVFDIKII; encoded by the coding sequence ATGAATCAATATAAAATATATATTAACACGTATATAAGTCCTGAAATTATTGAACGTATTTTACGTATTATTCGTCATAGAGGATTTAGAATTTGTTATATGAAAGTTAATTCAGTATTAAAAATAGGTAATATACTTATTGAAATAATTGTAGAAAGTAAAAAACCTATAGATTTTCTTATAAAACAATTATCTAAATTAATAGATGTATTTGATATTAAAATAATCTAA
- the ilvG gene encoding acetolactate synthase 2 catalytic subunit: MNGAECIIQALKKQNVKTVFGHPGGAIMPLYDALYDSEIEHILCRHEQAAAIAAIGYSRATGNIGVCLATSGPGATNLITGIADAMVDSIPIIAITGQVPTTLIGTDAFQEIDIIGMSLSCTKHSFLIDSIESLNDIFDKAFLIALSNRPGPVLIDIPKDIQLSNFIPQNIYNKFKIKNLTNKKNISIKNINKINDFLKKSNMPILYIGGGVGIGNAIFTLKNFIKKTKIPVVVTLKGLGSVDNTYPYYLGMLGMHGNKAANYAVQKCDLLIAIGARFDDRVTGNPKDFASNAYIIQLDIDSSEINKICKTDFHLLGNLNNILPFLQKPKNIFEWQTYIKKIIIKYSWNYKNFNKNKVYAPILLKKLSDLKDYNTIITTDVGQHQMWTAQHVNFTSPKNFITSSGLGTMGFGLPAAIGAQIGRPNDTVICITGDGSFMMNIQELNTIKRKQLPIKIILLDNKRLGMVKQWQQLFFSKRYSETILWDNPDFLLLASAFGISGEKINHVNQIDVSLKNMFNKKNAYILHVSINESDNVWPLVPPGYSNENMIEEIK; the protein is encoded by the coding sequence ATGAATGGAGCAGAATGTATAATTCAAGCATTAAAAAAACAAAATGTAAAAACAGTATTTGGACATCCAGGAGGGGCTATTATGCCTCTTTATGATGCACTATATGATAGTGAAATTGAACATATATTATGTCGACATGAACAAGCAGCAGCTATTGCTGCTATAGGTTATTCAAGAGCTACTGGTAATATAGGAGTTTGTTTAGCAACATCAGGTCCTGGAGCAACTAATTTAATAACAGGTATTGCAGATGCTATGGTAGATTCTATACCCATTATAGCTATAACTGGACAAGTACCTACTACATTAATTGGAACAGATGCTTTTCAAGAAATTGATATTATAGGAATGTCTTTATCATGTACTAAACATAGTTTTTTAATAGATTCAATAGAATCATTAAATGATATTTTTGATAAAGCTTTTTTAATAGCTTTATCTAATAGACCAGGACCTGTTTTAATAGATATACCTAAAGATATACAATTATCTAATTTTATTCCTCAAAATATATATAATAAGTTTAAAATAAAAAATTTAACAAATAAAAAAAATATTTCAATAAAAAATATAAATAAAATTAACGATTTTTTAAAAAAATCTAATATGCCTATATTATATATAGGCGGAGGTGTAGGAATAGGTAATGCTATTTTTACATTAAAAAATTTTATTAAAAAAACAAAAATACCAGTAGTAGTTACATTGAAAGGTTTAGGATCTGTAGATAATACATATCCTTATTATCTTGGTATGTTAGGAATGCATGGTAATAAAGCTGCAAACTATGCTGTACAAAAATGTGATTTATTAATAGCTATTGGTGCTAGATTTGATGATCGTGTTACAGGAAATCCAAAAGATTTTGCTTCTAATGCATATATAATACAATTAGATATAGATTCATCTGAAATTAATAAAATTTGTAAAACAGATTTTCATTTATTAGGTAATTTAAACAATATACTCCCATTTTTACAAAAACCAAAAAATATTTTTGAGTGGCAAACTTATATAAAAAAAATAATAATAAAATATTCTTGGAACTACAAAAATTTCAATAAAAATAAAGTTTATGCACCTATTCTTTTAAAAAAATTATCAGATCTTAAAGATTATAATACTATTATTACTACAGATGTAGGACAACATCAAATGTGGACTGCACAACATGTTAATTTTACATCTCCAAAAAATTTTATTACATCAAGTGGATTAGGCACAATGGGATTTGGATTACCTGCAGCTATTGGTGCACAAATAGGACGTCCTAATGATACAGTAATATGTATCACAGGTGATGGATCATTTATGATGAACATTCAAGAATTAAATACAATTAAAAGAAAACAATTACCTATAAAAATTATATTATTAGATAATAAAAGATTAGGCATGGTTAAACAATGGCAACAATTATTTTTTTCTAAAAGATATAGTGAAACCATATTATGGGATAATCCTGATTTTTTATTATTAGCAAGTGCTTTTGGTATATCTGGAGAAAAAATAAATCATGTTAATCAAATAGATGTGAGTTTAAAAAATATGTTTAATAAAAAAAATGCATATATATTACATGTTTCTATAAATGAATCTGATAATGTTTGGCCATTAGTCCCTCCCGGTTATAGCAATGAAAATATGATAGAAGAAATTAAATGA
- a CDS encoding FAD-binding oxidoreductase — translation MTDWVIGKVKKINYWKNNLFSIILNAKINSFIPGQFAKLSLIINGKRIHRAYSYINCPKNINHEFYIKNIDTKGHLTPYLYKLKNNDEILISKNALGTFTINNIQYCENLWMISTGTGIGPYLSILQNGNYLENFKKIILIHAVRYISDLSYINLIYNLKNKFKNKLITQIITSREKKQNNLLTGHIPELIQNGILEKKIGLLIKKNNSHIMLCGNPQMVYDTQKLLQENYGLSKNLKNKTGNITIEKYW, via the coding sequence ATGACTGATTGGGTTATAGGAAAAGTAAAAAAAATAAATTATTGGAAAAATAATTTATTTTCTATTATTTTAAATGCAAAAATAAATTCTTTTATTCCAGGTCAATTTGCAAAATTATCTTTAATTATAAATGGTAAACGTATACATAGAGCATATTCTTATATAAACTGTCCTAAAAATATTAATCATGAATTTTATATAAAAAATATAGATACCAAAGGACATTTAACACCTTATTTATATAAATTAAAAAATAATGATGAAATCCTGATTTCTAAAAATGCTTTAGGAACTTTCACTATTAATAATATCCAATATTGTGAAAATTTATGGATGATATCTACTGGAACAGGTATTGGACCATATTTGTCAATATTACAAAATGGAAATTATTTAGAAAACTTTAAAAAAATTATTTTAATACATGCTGTACGATATATATCAGATCTTAGTTATATTAACTTAATATATAATCTTAAAAATAAATTTAAAAATAAGTTAATTACTCAAATTATTACTAGTAGAGAAAAAAAACAAAATAATTTATTAACAGGACATATACCAGAATTAATACAAAATGGTATTTTAGAAAAAAAAATAGGTTTATTAATTAAAAAAAATAATAGTCATATAATGTTATGTGGTAATCCTCAAATGGTTTATGATACACAAAAATTATTACAAGAAAATTATGGATTATCTAAAAATTTAAAAAATAAAACAGGAAATATTACTATTGAAAAATATTGGTAA
- the tpiA gene encoding triose-phosphate isomerase: protein MKPFLIIGNWKLNGSIIFVKDYINKIKKFLNKKKLDYCKISIAPAYPYLYLFNIYLNNIQMSLTAQNVDIHLSGSFTGEISINMLKDIGVKYVIVGHSERRMFHKETDKYISKKFYIIKSNGLIPILCLGETELQKNMNQTKDICVKQIDVILNDYGIEAFNNTIIAYEPIWAIGSGQLANPIEVQKIHKFIREYISQKDFKISKNIIIQYGGSINENNMDMFIKQKDINGFLIGKASLTAEDFISIVKKAEKILSSI, encoded by the coding sequence ATGAAACCATTTTTAATTATTGGTAATTGGAAACTTAACGGTAGTATTATATTTGTAAAAGATTATATAAATAAAATAAAAAAATTTTTAAATAAAAAAAAATTAGATTATTGTAAAATTTCTATTGCTCCCGCTTATCCTTATTTATATTTATTTAACATTTATTTAAATAATATTCAAATGAGTTTAACAGCACAAAATGTAGATATTCATCTTTCTGGATCTTTTACAGGTGAAATATCAATAAATATGTTAAAAGATATAGGTGTAAAATATGTTATTGTTGGACACTCAGAAAGGAGAATGTTTCATAAAGAAACTGATAAATATATATCTAAAAAATTTTATATAATTAAATCTAATGGTTTAATACCAATTTTATGTTTAGGAGAAACAGAATTACAAAAAAATATGAATCAAACAAAAGATATTTGTGTTAAACAAATAGATGTAATTTTAAATGATTATGGGATAGAAGCATTTAATAATACTATAATAGCTTATGAACCTATTTGGGCTATTGGTTCAGGACAATTAGCTAATCCAATAGAAGTTCAAAAAATTCATAAATTTATTAGAGAATATATTTCTCAAAAAGATTTTAAAATATCTAAAAATATTATTATTCAATATGGAGGATCAATTAATGAAAATAATATGGATATGTTTATTAAACAAAAAGATATAAATGGTTTTTTAATTGGTAAAGCTTCTTTAACAGCAGAAGATTTCATATCTATCGTTAAAAAAGCTGAAAAAATTCTAAGTTCTATTTAA